One genomic window of Medicago truncatula cultivar Jemalong A17 chromosome 1, MtrunA17r5.0-ANR, whole genome shotgun sequence includes the following:
- the LOC11420825 gene encoding uncharacterized protein, with protein MDIVGRKRRCFCSTLHLLLLTFFIAILLQRGTVAESSSIQNYTRYRQISSLRLERINKHLEKINKPPVLTIESPDGDLIDCVHKRKQLALDHPLLKNHKIQKVPSEMPRGMKMERDENVDSDNITKTNVEVGKGKEGVRNNAWQMWHRNGTRCPKGTVPMRRSTVHDVLRAKSLYDYGKKRTQIPLSRSSDAPDVFSGNGHEHAIAYTGSSQEIYGAKASISVWDPSIEVMNEFSLSQIWVLSGSFDGPDLNSIEAGWQVSPELYGDNRPRLFTYWTSDSYQATGCYNLLCAGFIQTNSKIAIGAAISPVSSYTGNQYDISILIWKDPRVGNWWMSFGDNTLVGYWPAELFTHLADHATMVEWGGEVVNSRTDGRHTSTQMGSGHFAEDGFGKASYFRNLEIVDIDNTLSSVQSISTLAENTNCYDIQNSYSNEWGTYFYYGGPGNNPKCP; from the exons ATGGATATTGTTGGGAGAAAGAGAAGGTGTTTCTGTTCCACtctacatcttcttcttctgaCTTTCTTCATTGCCATACTTCTACAAAGAGGTACTGTGGCTGAATCATCCAGCATCCAAAACTACACAAGGTATAGACAAATTAGTAGCTTGAGGCTTGAAAGGATTAATAAGCACTTGGAAAAGATTAACAAGCCTCCTGTTCTCACCATTGAG AGCCCAGATGGAGATCTTATAGATTGTGTccacaaaagaaaacaactagCTTTGGATCACCCACTTTTAAAGAATCACAAGATCCAG AAAGTACCAAGTGAAATGCCAAGAGGTATGAAAATGGAGAGAGATGAGAATGTTGATAGTgataatattactaagactAATGTGGAAGTGGGAAAAGGAAAAGAGGGGGTAAGAAACAACGCATGGCAAATGTGGCATCGAAATGGGACAAGGTGTCCAAAGGGAACGGTTCCTATGCGGAGGAGTACAGTACATGATGTGTTGAGAGCAAAATCTTTGTATGATTATGGTAAGAAACGAACACAAATTCCACTCTCTCGGAGCAGTGATGCACCTGATGTATTCTCTGGCAATGGTCATGAG CATGCGATCGCGTACACAGGATCATCACAAGAGATCTACGGTGCAAAAGCATCAATAAGTGTGTGGGATCCATCAATTGAAGTGATGAACGAGTTCAGTCTCTCTCAAATTTGGGTCCTCTCTGGTTCTTTCGATGGTCCTGATCTTAACAGCATCGAAGCTGGATGGCAG GTCAGTCCGGAGCTTTATGGTGACAACAGACCCAGATTATTCACGTATTGGACG AGTGACTCTTATCAAGCAACCGGATGTTACAATCTTCTTTGTGCTGGTTTTATTCAAACAAATAGTAAAATAGCTATTGGAGCTGCCATATCTCCTGTCTCTTCTTATACTGGCAACCAATATGACATTTCAATCCTCATTTGGAAG GATCCAAGAGTCGGGAATTGGTGGATGAGTTTTGGCGACAACACATTGGTAGGGTATTGGCCAGCAGAGCTATTTACACACTTAGCCGATCACGCCACCATGGTAGAATGGGGTGGCGAGGTGGTGAACTCACGGACCGACGGCCGACACACCTCCACTCAGATGGGTTCCGGCCACTTTGCCGAGGATGGTTTCGGAAAAGCAAGCTACTTTCGGAACCTTGAGATTGTGGACATTGATAACACTCTTAGCTCAGTACAAAGCATCTCAACCTTGGCTGAAAATACAAATTGTTATGATATTCAAAACTCCTATAGCAACGAATGGGGCACATACTTCTATTATGGTGGGCCTGGGAATAATCCTAAGTGTCCATGA
- the LOC11431735 gene encoding ammonium transporter 1 member 2: protein MASLSCSATDFAPLLTTAANATAVADYLCTQFNTISNKLSDTTYAIDNTYLLFSAYLVFAMQLGFAMLCAGSVRAKNTMNIMLTNVLDAAAGGLSYYLFGFAFAFGAPSNGFIGRHFFGLRDYPSPSGDYSFFLYQWAFAIAAAGITSGSIAERTQFVAYLIYSSFLTGFVYPIVSHWVWSADGWASPTRTDGDVLFGSGVIDFAGSGVVHMVGGIAGLWGAFIEGPRIGRFDRTGRSVALKGHSASLVVLGSFLLWFGWYGFNPGSFLTIVKSYGNMSNKRNYYGQWSAIGRTGVTTTLAGCTAALTTLFSKRLLVGHWNVTDVCNGLLGGFAAITAGCSVVEPWAAIVCGFVAAWVLIGLNKLAIKVKYDDPLEAAQLHGGCGAWGVLFTGLFAKGEYVDEIYGVGRPYGLLMGGGGRLFAAQVVEVLVICGWVTVTMVPLFYGLNKMKLLRISRDDETAGMDLTRHGGFAYAYHDEEDDESIRKLGFMMGRIEPATSVSPSAIGHDTPVATSAPPV, encoded by the coding sequence ATGGCTTCTCTATCTTGCTCAGCCACAGACTTCGCTCCACTCCTCACCACCGCTGCAAACGCTACCGCTGTAGCTGACTACCTATGCACCCAATTCAACACCATCTCAAATAAACTCAGCGACACCACTTATGCAATAGACAACACCTACCTTCTCTTCTCAGCTTATTTAGTCTTTGCCATGCAGCTTGGTTTCGCTATGCTCTGCGCTGGCTCCGTTCGAGCCAAAAACACTATGAACATCATGCTCACCAATGTCCTTGACGCTGCAGCCGGTGGCCTCTCCTACTATCTCTTCGGCTTTGCTTTCGCCTTTGGAGCACCCTCCAACGGCTTCATTGGCCGCCACTTTTTCGGTCTAAGGGATTATCCTTCACCTTCCGGTGACTACAGCTTCTTCCTCTACCAGTGGGCCTTCGCCATCGCTGCTGCCGGTATCACCAGCGGCTCCATTGCAGAGAGAACTCAATTTGTCGCCTATCTCATATATTCTTCTTTCTTAACCGGTTTTGTTTATCCCATCGTTTCGCATTGGGTTTGGTCCGCTGATGGTTGGGCCAGCCCAACACGAACCGACGGTGATGTTTTATTTGGGTCTGGTGTAATCGACTTTGCCGGTTCAGGTGTGGTTCACATGGTGGGTGGTATAGCAGGGTTATGGGGAGCATTTATAGAAGGTCCTAGAATAGGGAGGTTCGACCGGACGGGCCGGTCTGTTGCATTAAAAGGACATAGCGCGTCGTTGGTGGTGTTGGGTTCTTTTTTATTATGGTTCGGTTGGTACGGGTTCAACCCCGGTTCATTTTTAACAATTGTAAAAAGCTATGGAAATATGAGTAACAAAAGGAATTATTATGGTCAATGGAGTGCTATTGGAAGAACAGGTGTCACAACGACATTGGCTGGATGCACTGCAGCTTTAACAACTTTGTTTAGTAAACGGTTATTAGTTGGACACTGGAATGTGACTGACGTGTGTAACGGTTTACTTGGCGGTTTTGCTGCTATAACTGCGGGTTGTTCTGTTGTGGAACCATGGGCCGCGATTGTGTGTGGGTTTGTTGCTGCGTGGGTTTTGATTGGGCTTAATAAATTGGCGATTAAGGTGAAGTATGATGATCCATTAGAGGCTGCGCAATTACACGGAGGGTGTGGCGCATGGGGGGTGTTGTTTACGGGATTGTTTGCAAAGGGGGAGTATGTTGATGAGATTTATGGAGTTGGGAGGCCGTATGGATTGTTGATGGGTGGTGGTGGGAGGTTGTTTGCAGCGCAGGTGGTTGAGGTGTTGGTTATTTGTGGGTGGGTTACGGTCACAATGGTGCCGTTATTTTATGGGCTGAATAAGATGAAATTGTTAAGGATATCGAGGGATGATGAGACTGCGGGGATGGACTTGACTAGACATGGTGGGTTTGCTTATGCGTATCATGATGAGGAAGATGACGAATCTATtaggaaattagggtttatgatGGGTAGGATTGAGCCTGCCACGAGTGTGTCTCCCTCTGCCATCGGACACGATACACCGGTGGCAACAAGTGCACCTCCAGTGTGA